A genomic window from Punica granatum isolate Tunisia-2019 chromosome 2, ASM765513v2, whole genome shotgun sequence includes:
- the LOC116195822 gene encoding probable serine/threonine-protein kinase PIX7 isoform X2 — MDEKRCGCWAVLKRGVGVGGSSSCKSRSDSAPTTIPRSSLVYDAAETRYLNASNREMCPPNEARPSSDAPPNCTEPKCQLLQFTFQELKSATGNFRPDSILGEGGFGYVFKGWIEENGTAPAKPGSGITVAVKSLKPDGLQGHREWVAEVGFLGQLHHPNLVKLIGYCIEDDQRLLVYEFMTRGSLENHLFRRAIPLPWSNRIKIALGAAKGLAFLHGNPEPVIYRDFKTSNILLDSEYNAKLSDFGLAKAGPQGDKTHVSTRVVGTYGYAAPEYVMTGHLTSKSDVYSFGVVLLEILTGRRSMDKKRPSGEQNLVTWARTYLADKRKLYQIVDPRLELNYSIKGVQKVSQLAYSCLGRDPKSRPTVDEVVKVLTPLQDLNDFAILSCNSRLYQQGRRKKKPELTQQRSFVAQSRSVRDSPVMNNGSGKQHC, encoded by the exons ATGGATGAGAAGAGGTGCGGCTGCTGGGCTGTCCTGAAACGAGGCGTTGGAGTTGGAGGATCTTCTTCCTGCAAGTCCAGATCAGACTCTGCTCCCACCACCATTCCCCGCTCTAGCCTCGTCTACGATGCTG CCGAGACTCGATATCTTAACGCAAGCAACCGAGAGATGTGTCCTCCTAATGAAGCTCGCCCATCCTCCGACGCACCACCCAATTGCACTGAGCCCAAATGCCAGCTTTTGCAGTTCACCTTTCAGGAGCTCAAATCCGCTACCGGGAATTTCAGGCCCGACAGTATTCTCGGGGAGGGAGGGTTTGGATACGTCTTCAAGGGCTGGATTGAGGAGAATGGGACAGCTCCAGCCAAACCCGGATCAGGAATCACCGTCGCTGTCAAGAGCTTGAAGCCCGACGGTCTGCAGGGGCATCGAGAATGGGTG GCTGAGGTTGGCTTTCTTGGGCAGCTTCACCATCCCAACCTTGTTAAACTGATTGGTTACTGCATTGAGGATGATCAGCGCCTTCTTGTTTATGAGTTCATGACCCGAGGAAGTCTTGAAAATCATCTCTTCCGAa GGGCCATACCACTCCCTTGGTCCAACAGGATAAAGATCGCGCTTGGCGCAGCTAAAGGACTCGCCTTCCTTCACGGGAACCCGGAGCCCGTTATATACAGAGATTTTAAGACATCCAACATTTTACTCGATTCG GAATATAATGCGAAGCTCTCAGATTTTGGATTGGCAAAAGCTGGCCCCCAAGGAGACAAAACACATGTTTCCACCCGCGTTGTTGGGACGTATGGCTATGCTGCTCCAGAATACGTAATGACCG GGCACTTGACATCGAAGAGTGATGTTTACAGCTTTGGTGTGGTGCTCCTCGAGATCCTGACAGGCAGAAGGTCGATGGACAAGAAACGGCCGAGCGGGGAACAGAACCTGGTGACGTGGGCCCGGACCTACTTGGCAGACAAGAGGAAGCTGTACCAGATAGTCGATCCTCGGCTCGAGCTGAACTACTCTATCAAGGGTGTACAGAAGGTCTCCCAGTTGGCGTACAGTTGCCTTGGCAGGGATCCCAAGTCTCGCCCCACCGTGGACGAAGTGGTGAAGGTTCTGACACCATTGCAGGATCTTAATGACTTCGCCATCCTGTCCTGTAACTCCCGTCTCTACCAGCAAGGAAGGCGCAAGAAGAAGCCCGAGCTGACGCAACAGCGGAGCTTTGTTGCTCAGTCCAGGAGCGTCAGGGATTCTCCAGTCATGAACAATGGAAGTGGAAAGCAGCACTGCTAA
- the LOC116195822 gene encoding receptor-like serine/threonine-protein kinase At3g01300 isoform X1 has protein sequence MDEKRCGCWAVLKRGVGVGGSSSCKSRSDSAPTTIPRSSLVYDAAAETRYLNASNREMCPPNEARPSSDAPPNCTEPKCQLLQFTFQELKSATGNFRPDSILGEGGFGYVFKGWIEENGTAPAKPGSGITVAVKSLKPDGLQGHREWVAEVGFLGQLHHPNLVKLIGYCIEDDQRLLVYEFMTRGSLENHLFRRAIPLPWSNRIKIALGAAKGLAFLHGNPEPVIYRDFKTSNILLDSEYNAKLSDFGLAKAGPQGDKTHVSTRVVGTYGYAAPEYVMTGHLTSKSDVYSFGVVLLEILTGRRSMDKKRPSGEQNLVTWARTYLADKRKLYQIVDPRLELNYSIKGVQKVSQLAYSCLGRDPKSRPTVDEVVKVLTPLQDLNDFAILSCNSRLYQQGRRKKKPELTQQRSFVAQSRSVRDSPVMNNGSGKQHC, from the exons ATGGATGAGAAGAGGTGCGGCTGCTGGGCTGTCCTGAAACGAGGCGTTGGAGTTGGAGGATCTTCTTCCTGCAAGTCCAGATCAGACTCTGCTCCCACCACCATTCCCCGCTCTAGCCTCGTCTACGATGCTG CAGCCGAGACTCGATATCTTAACGCAAGCAACCGAGAGATGTGTCCTCCTAATGAAGCTCGCCCATCCTCCGACGCACCACCCAATTGCACTGAGCCCAAATGCCAGCTTTTGCAGTTCACCTTTCAGGAGCTCAAATCCGCTACCGGGAATTTCAGGCCCGACAGTATTCTCGGGGAGGGAGGGTTTGGATACGTCTTCAAGGGCTGGATTGAGGAGAATGGGACAGCTCCAGCCAAACCCGGATCAGGAATCACCGTCGCTGTCAAGAGCTTGAAGCCCGACGGTCTGCAGGGGCATCGAGAATGGGTG GCTGAGGTTGGCTTTCTTGGGCAGCTTCACCATCCCAACCTTGTTAAACTGATTGGTTACTGCATTGAGGATGATCAGCGCCTTCTTGTTTATGAGTTCATGACCCGAGGAAGTCTTGAAAATCATCTCTTCCGAa GGGCCATACCACTCCCTTGGTCCAACAGGATAAAGATCGCGCTTGGCGCAGCTAAAGGACTCGCCTTCCTTCACGGGAACCCGGAGCCCGTTATATACAGAGATTTTAAGACATCCAACATTTTACTCGATTCG GAATATAATGCGAAGCTCTCAGATTTTGGATTGGCAAAAGCTGGCCCCCAAGGAGACAAAACACATGTTTCCACCCGCGTTGTTGGGACGTATGGCTATGCTGCTCCAGAATACGTAATGACCG GGCACTTGACATCGAAGAGTGATGTTTACAGCTTTGGTGTGGTGCTCCTCGAGATCCTGACAGGCAGAAGGTCGATGGACAAGAAACGGCCGAGCGGGGAACAGAACCTGGTGACGTGGGCCCGGACCTACTTGGCAGACAAGAGGAAGCTGTACCAGATAGTCGATCCTCGGCTCGAGCTGAACTACTCTATCAAGGGTGTACAGAAGGTCTCCCAGTTGGCGTACAGTTGCCTTGGCAGGGATCCCAAGTCTCGCCCCACCGTGGACGAAGTGGTGAAGGTTCTGACACCATTGCAGGATCTTAATGACTTCGCCATCCTGTCCTGTAACTCCCGTCTCTACCAGCAAGGAAGGCGCAAGAAGAAGCCCGAGCTGACGCAACAGCGGAGCTTTGTTGCTCAGTCCAGGAGCGTCAGGGATTCTCCAGTCATGAACAATGGAAGTGGAAAGCAGCACTGCTAA